TGTCGATACGATGCCAAAGCGAGACAAGGGCGCGCCGAAAGTCATGGGCTCTGCCTTGCATTGAGCAACGTACGACTTGAGTGTCGTGCCACTGCGCCATTTCAactcatcgtcgacgacaactTGCAAGGTCAGATCATGTAGCATGACCATTCTAGTCCTCAAAATTGCATGGTTGGTGTAAGCAACTTCGCAAGCTCTCTTAAGTTTGTCAACGTCCATGGTTGGGGGCAGGCGGAAGACGTTGCGAGCAACATAGGCATTGTCGCCCTGTTGTGACAGGCTCATGATACCTTCTTGCAGCGCTGTGACCGGATAGATGTCCAATACCTGCTCGGGCATTAGGGAGCATAGGCGAGCAGCGTCTAGACGCAAAGCTTCGACACCGCCAAATGCAGGCGGGAGCAGACTGAACGGGGCGATGTCGCCTAGTTCATGGACAGCTACTACCTTAGCTGTTTGTGCCATGGCCTGAAGAGTGGGATTCTCAAAGATGGCGGCAACACTCAGAGAGATACCGCGCTGTTGTGCAGTGCCAACCAAGCGCATGGCGCTAACAGaatcgccgccagcgcggaTGAAATGTGTATTGAGGCCGATCGAGTCCGACGGCAGGTGGAGGGTCTCTGCCCAAAGCTGCTGTAGGAGCCGTTCCATTTCTGTTTCTGGCTCGTGATTTTCCAGGTCCTTTGACCCAATGCTGTAGGCCTCGCGAATATCCAGTGCCGTCCGGTCAGAAATGAGGCGATGCAGTAGTTTCCTGTCCGCCTTGGCGCTTGATGTTGTCGGCAGGACGCGGAGCGGGATGAAAAGTGACGGAACCATGTAGGATGGTAGCCGACTCTCAAGATGAGCCACAGCTTTGGCCAGCATCTCATGATCGTGTGGTgtgagctcggcgaggatgtcggcttccgccgcgccgatAGGAACCTGCGTGCCATTGGAAcagaagaaggcggcaagCATGTCGTTGCCTCCTTCTGGCTCTCTCGCGCCCCCAATAATTTCCACGACAATCTGCGACACATCAGGAAGGCAGGCTCGTAAATGTTCTTCAATGTCGCCAAGCTCGATGCGTTGTCCGTTGAGCTTGACTTGTGTGTCCCGGCGGCCAACGTACTGGAGGTCACCGTGGTCGCTGATGTACCGGACAAGATCTCCAGTGCGATAAGCCCTCACCCCAGCGAGTGAAGTCTTTCCACGGAGGGCCCAGGCTGGTGCCGGTATGAATGCCGCGTTGCTCTTGTCGACGTCGTTGAGATACCCGTCTGCAAGTGATGGTCCCTGGCTGAGCAGCTCTCCGACCTGGCCAACCGGAACCAACTTAGTACAGTCCTCCTGGTCGACGACCCAAGTGCGGAAGCCGACACCGCGACCGATACTAGGAGCCGATTTCGCATCCTGGACATTGTTGGCGCTGATGAGCACACAGGCTTCGGTTGGGCCGTATGCGTTGACTACTGTCACGCCAGCCGCGAGCCACGGTGCCGCGACCTTGGCGGTCAAAGAATCGCCTCCGATGACGAGGGTTCGAAGAGAACGAGCATTTTGCGGCGACAGAAGCTGGGCTATAAGAGGGGTAAGAAGAGCCCAATTGGTCGCGGCTGTCGTGACGAAATCTCCGAGAAGGCTAGGGTCCATTCGCTGAGTCTCAGTAGGGACgcagacggcgccgccgacgagcagagTAGCAACAATCTCCGAAACGCTCGCATCGAAAACGTGGGAGGCAAACTGTAATGCACGAGTCTGAGTGCCTTTAATATCGTAGCCCAATGGTCCGCGATGCTGCTTCATCGCAGTGCACAAGGCGCGGTGAGAGACCGTAACGCCCTTGGGTTTACCTGTGCTGCCCGAGGTGAACAGGATGTAGGCCAGATCACTGGGAGACACACGCCGATCCAACTTTGTAGAAGTCGAGGCCCTTATTTCCTGCTCCTCCAGGATTGACGGTACGATGACCACAGTCTGCGCCAATTCAGCAGCTGTCGCGCTGGTCGACTGCGAACACAACATCACAGATGTGTCCAATTGCGTAACAACATCCAGAATTCGCTCTTTCGGATGCTTGGGGTCCAGGGGCACAAACGCTGCGCCAGCCTTCAGCACTGCAAGCATGGCGACAACGTACCATGCCGTGTGCTCGAAGCAAAGAGGAACCTTGCTGCCGCGACCTATGTTCACAACCGAAACCAAGTATTGCGCTAGTCGGGTTGAAGCCTCATCAAGTGCTTCGTATGTCCACGAGAGCTTTGTGGACGGGTCATTGGTGTCGGAGATTGAGAAGACGGCCTCGACTCCAGGGTTGGCAAGGGCAACTTTGCTGAACTCGGTCGCGACGTCGGTCTCGCAAACCTGCATGCTCGTATCCGAAATTTCTGTCCAGCTTTCGATCTGGGCAAGGTCCTCGGCCGTAAATAATGAAACTGAGTCGAGTGGCATCGAGCCACTTAACAGCGAGAGCTGGGAAATGGCGGTGCTGAACTGCTTCGCGATAGCGCCCGCGTGGAATCCCGAAATCACAGACGGATCAAAGGTCGTCTGCAGCGTAATAGTCTCATCTTCGTGTAGAAGACACTCCATGACAAGGGGATACACGTGATAGCCGCCGTGATCTTCAATAGTATGTACGACTTCGATGCCAAGCGCATTGCTGAACTGATGTGCTGGCTGAATGACGAGGAGGTTCTGGAAGTCGCAAGCTTCGGCAGCGGTAGCACTGAGGCGGGCGATGTTCTGCACACCAAAATGTTCGTACGCAATCATGGCATTCGACTGCGCCTGAACTCGACCGAGGAACGAGGCGATTGATGCGCTCTCACTCCTCTCGGGAACATGTAACGCGATTGGGAGGGTGGCCAGAGTTGGTCCGAGCAGGGAGTCGATCCCGTCAACAGGGGCGTTGCGACCGGAAACGACTGTACCAAACACAACATCTCGCGACTGACACCATTGAGAAAGTACCAGAGCCCACGCAGCACGAAGTAGGGTGGACGTTGTAACGTCGGACGTTCCCTTGCTGGGTGAAGATATGCTCTGCTTGATCACCTCGTGGCGATTTGAGGAGGTGCCATCGCTCTTGTTCGGGGTTGGATAATGCTCCAACTTGCGACCGGGAAGGTCAAGCTCGCGCTTCCAGAAGTTTCGAGACTCCTCCACACTCGCGTCAAGAATGTACCGGACGTAGTTCTTGAAGAACCTCTGCTCCTCGCGGACGAGATCCGGAGTCTCATCTTGGTAAAAGCGGACAAGCATGTTGAAAATGTGTGGCAGACACCAGCCATCATAGACTGAATGATGAACTGTCCAGACGAAGAATGTGTCCTTCCCGTCTCGAATAATTCCCTGCCTTGACAGTGGCCTTCCATGCGTAATCTTCTCGTTTTTTTCTCGCTCGATAAAGGCCTCCAGCTGAGTCTGACCAGGCGCGATATGTTGCTGACCGAGCCACGTTAGTGGCTCCCGCAGCACAACCTGCAGAAGCTCACCacggcagacgacgactcgTGTGCGCAATGTGTCGCATTTTTCGACAGTCATTTCCCATGCCCGCTGGAATCTGGGGACGTCGAAGTGTGCGGGCAGTTTGAGGACGTTGCGAGTCGTGTAGGACTGGGTCTTCTTCTGGGCTAGGGCCATGAGGCCTTCCTGAAGAGGTGTACACGGGTATGCATCTTCGATAGCATCACGTTCGACGTTCATGAGCTGCATCGCATCGCGTAATAGACTATCCCTAGTTTCGTTGGGGACGAGACTGAAGGCTGGAACCGCTCCTGTCTTAAGTGTGCCGGAGCTGGAGTTGGACAACTCGTCGGCTTTGGCAGCGACGCTGTGTAGCCTTGGGTCTTGGAATATGTCTCGGACACTTAGAAGAATGTTCTCCTTTCTAGCCAAGGTGACAAGCCTGATTGCGGCGATTGAATCACCTCCAAGTCTGAGAAAGCTATCGTCGCGGCCAATGTT
Above is a genomic segment from Purpureocillium takamizusanense chromosome 2, complete sequence containing:
- a CDS encoding uncharacterized protein (antiSMASH:Cluster_2.7) — protein: MSHSFGQHLMIVWCELGEDVGFRRADRNLRAIGTEEGGKHVVASFWLSRAPNNFHDNLRHIRKAGS